The Synechococcus sp. RS9916 DNA segment AACCGCCGGCCTCGACCTCTCATTCACCCGTGAACTTGCCGGGCTGATTCTGCTGTGGGAAGCGAGTGCACCGCACGAAGCATTCCAGCTGGCGCGCCAAGCGCTGCAGCCCCCTCAAGCACCCGCACTGGGGAGCAACCGTGAAGCTGATCTGGCCCTGCTCGCGGCCCTGGCCTGCCGCGATGCATCCCGCCAAGACCAGGAAAGCCGTCGATACGAATCCGCAGCCGGCCTGCTCACCGAAGGCATGCAACTGCTGCAGCGGGTCGGGAAGCTGGCCGATCAACGCCAGGCCATGGAACAGGAGCTCCAGCAACTGAGCCCCTACCGGGTGCTGGATCTGCTCAGCCGCGACCTCGCCGAGCAAGTGGCACGTCAACAGGGGCTCGAAATGCTCGATCAGCTGGTGACCGAGCGGGGCGGCCTTGAGGGCACCGCCTTCAGTGAGGACAGCGGTGGCTTGAGCCAAGGGGAATTTGAGCTGTTCTTCCAACAGATCCGTCGTTTCCTGACAGCCCAGGAGCAACTCGATCTCTATAAACGCTGGCAGCGCAGCGGTTCCAGCGATGCCGCGTTCCTTCAGGTGATGGCTCTCACCGCTGCAGGTTTCTCCCGGCGCAAACCTGAACGGCTGGACGAAGCCCGTCAGCAACTCAGCCAGCTCACCATCGACGGACTGGACCTGCTCCCCCTGCAGGGTTGCCTCGATCTGCTGCTGGGTGATGTGGACCGCGCCCAGAACCGCATGCTGGCGTCCGCGGACAACGATCTGCAGCAGTGGCTGCTCAAGCATCCGGGTGACGACCTAGCCGCCCTTTGCGACTACTGCAAGGCCTGGCTGAAACGGGATGTGCTGCCGGGCTTCCGCGATGTGGATGCGGAAGCGGTGGATCTCGAAGCCTGGTTCGCTGACCGCGATGTGCAGGCGTTCGTCGAGCGGCTGGAACGGATCGAAGGCCGTCAGCTGAGTCAATCCACCGACACAAGCCCGACCTCGGCCATGGGCGACGCACCGCTCCCGGCCTTCCCTCTCGATCCGAACGGCACCTTGCCACTACCGCTCACCGATGCTGCCCTTGGCTTTGCTGCAGACGGGACCACGGGGCCGGCACAACCAACCGAGGCCACAGACGACGATCACGACGCCGATGTGTCGCTGGGTTGGCGCGATCAGTTCGCCCGCCTGCCCCGGCCGCAGTGGTCCATGCCGGCGTTGACGCTGCCGCGCCTCGAGCCCGCCAACAAACCACTGATGGTGGGATCGGCCGTGTTCGCCGGTGTGGTGGTGCTAGTGGGCGCATTCAGCCTGGTGGGGCTGAAAGATGAGTCGCAATCCACAGCCGAACAAAGCGACAAGACCGAGCAGCCACAGACAACGCCCCAAACCTCCGCAACCCTGCAGCCTCCCCAAGCCACGCTGCAGCCGGAACACAACGACCGCCCAGACCGCTATGGGCTCAAGGTCACCGAACCGAGTTCCGCCCAACTTCAAGGCTTGTTGCAAACCTGGCTCAACCGAAAAGCTGCCGTACTGAGCGGGGGATCCCTCGCCAATGCCCGACTGGCCGATGTCGCCCGCTCAGGCCTTCTGGATCAAGTGGAGAACGAACGCACCCGTGATGCAGCCGCCGGCACCACGCAAAAGGTCGAAGCCTCCATCACCTCCATGGCTGTGGTGAGCAGCACGCCCGCACGCATCGAGCTCAGGGCCCAGGTGGCTTACCGCGACGAACGACTGAATGAGGCTGGCAAGGTGATCGAACGCACCGCAGCCACCACCTATCCGATCACCTATGTGCTCGGACGGGATGCCGATCAATGGCGGCTCGCGGCCTACTGGCGCACCAAGGACTAACGCCTGAAAGCGGTATCGACGATCATGGCTTTTACGATCGTCGTTTCACCATCCGCGGATCGTTTCCATGTTCGACGAGCTGTCAGCCCGCTTTGAAGATGCGGTCAAAGGGCTGAAGGGTCAGGACAAGATCTCCGAAACCAACGTGGATGGCGCTCTGAAAGAAGTGCGCCGGGCCCTACTGGAGGCCGACGTCAGCCTTCCGGTGGTCAAGGACTTTGTCGCCGAGGTGCGCGAGAAAGCCGTAGGCGCGGAAGTGGTGCGGGGAGTCAGCCCGGATCAGAAGTTCATCCAGGTGGTGCACGAGCAACTGGTGGAGGTAATGGGGGGAGGCAACGCGCCTCTCGCCAAGGCCGACCAGGCCCCGACTGTGGTGCTGATGGCAGGCCTTCAGGGTGCGGGTAAGACCACGGCCACCGCCAAGCTGGGCCTCCACCTCAAAGATCAGGGCCGCCGAGCGCTGATGGTGGGTGCTGACGTCTACCGCCCTGCCGCCATCGAGCAGCTGCGCACCCTGGGCGAGCAGATCGACGTGGAGGTGTTCAGCCTCGGCGCTGAAGCTAAACCGGAAGACATCGCCGCAGCGGGTCTGGCCAAAGCCAAGGAGGAAGGCTTCGACACCCTGCTGGTGGACACCGCCGGTCGCCTGCAGATCGACACCTCAATGATGGAGGAGATGGTGCGAATCCGCACCGCTGTGCAGCCCGATGAAGTGCTGCTGGTGGTGGATTCGATGATCGGCCAGGAAGCAGCCGAACTCACCCGAGCCTTCCACGAACAGGTGGGCATCACCGGCGCTGTGCTCACGAAGCTCGACGGCGACTCCCGCGGTGGCGCTGCCCTTTCAATTCGCAAGGTGAGCGGTCAGCCGATCAAGTTCATGGGCACCGGCGAAAAGGTGGAAGCCCTGCAGCCGTTCCATCCCGAGCGAATGGCCAGCCGCATCCTCGGCATGGGCGACGTGCTCACCCTGGTGGAGAAGGCCCAGAAGGAGGTCGAACTCGCCGACGTCGAGAAGATGCAGAAAAAACTGCAGGAGGCCTCGTTTGACTTCTCCGACTTCCTGCAGCAGATGCGCCTGATCAAGCGCATGGGATCGCTGGGCGGGCTGATGAAAATGATCCCGGGCATGAACAAGCTCGACGACGGCATGCTCAAGCAGGGCGAGCAGCAGCTCAAAAAGATTGAAGCGATGATCGGCTCGATGACGGCAGCCGAACGCACCCAGCCCGAACTGCTGGCGGCCCAACCGTCCCGTCGTCGTCGCATCGCCGCCGGTTGCGGCTACCAGCCTGCCGATGTGGACAAGGTGCTGGCTGATTTCCAGAAGATGCGCGGCTTCATGCAGCAGATGACCCAGGGCGGTGGGATGCCGGGCATGCCCGGCATGGGCGGCTTCCCAGGCATGGGTGGTGGCATGCCCGGAATGGGGGGCGGCATGCCAGGCATGGGAATGCCCGGGATGGGGATGCCAGGCATGGGCGGCGGCGGCCGACCTGGCCGCGGTGGTGGGGCCCCTCGCCGTCAGCGCCCGGTCAAGAAGAAGAAGGGTTTCGGGGAGCTGTAACCCCCGCAAGGTAAGCTGGTTGTTTGGCGCGAGATTTCGGTCCGCGTCGAGTTCCACTCACACGCAGCGCCACGATGATCAAGCTCCGCCTGAAGCGGTTCGGTAAGAAGCGGGAAGCGAGCTTCCGCCTCGTGGCCTGCAACAGCACGTCGCGTCGCGATGGACGCCCCCTGCAGGAGCTGGGCTTCTACAACCCCCGCACCAAAGAAACCCGACTGGACGCAGAAGGCCTGCGTGAGCGCCTGAGCCAGGGTGCTCAGCCCACCGATGCCGTGCGCTCCCTGCTCGAAAAGGGTGGTCTGCTCGAGAAAACCATCCGCCCCGCCGAGACCATCGGCAAGGCCAAGCAAGCTGCAGCGCGCGAAGCCGCCGTGAAGCAGGCCGCCAAGGAAGCTGCTGAAGCGAAGGCTGCTGCTGAAGCTGAAGCCAAGGCCGCTGCCGAGGCTCCCGCGGAAGACGGCGACTCCGCTGAGGCCTGATCAACGTGATGGCCGAGGCCAACGCTTCCGGCCGTTTCGTTTTCGATCTTCCCACCCCAGAATCGGCCCTCGCACTTGCGGGGCCCTCTGAACAGACCCTGCGTCAACTGGAAGCTCTCACGGGAACTTCGTTGGTGATGCGGGGTCTTCAACTGGAAATCAGTGGTCGACCGAGCCAGCTGGAACGCACAGCAGCCGTTGTCGAGCTGCTCCGATCGCTCTGGCAGGAAGGAGAAACGGTCTCGCCAGTGGATCTGCAGGCAGCCCTCCAAGCTCTCGACACAGGCCGCAACCAGGACCATGCGGCGATGGGGCAGCAGGTGCTGGCCCGCAGTCAGCGCGGCAATCTGCTGCGCCCGCGCACCCTGCGCCAGAAAACCTATGTGGAGGCCATGGAACGCCATGACCTCACCTTTGCGCTCGGCCCTGCCGGGACAGGGAAAACCTTCCTGGCCACCGTGCTGGCGGTGCGCATGCTCACCGAACGCAAGGTGGAACGGCTGATTCTCACGCGGCCAGCCGTGGAAGCAGGCGAGCGACTTGGCTTTCTCCCCGGCGATTTGCAGCAAAAAGTGGATCCCTACCTGCGGCCGCTCTACGACGCACTACACAGCCTGCTGGGTCCGGAAAAAACCAGTGCCCTGTTGGAAAAAGGGGTAATCGAAGTGGCACCGCTGGCCTACATGCGGGGGCGCACCCTTTCGGAAGCGTTTGTGATCCTCGATGAAGCTCAGAACACCACTCCAGCGCAGATGCGCATGGTGCTCACCCGCCTGGGCGAGCGCTCTCGCATGGTGGTGACAGGCGACATCACCCAGGTGGATCTACCGGCCGGTCAACTGAGCGGATTGGTGGAGGCTGCCCAGGTGCTGGAGGGTGTGGAAGGTGTAGCGGTCTGCAAGCTCACCTCGGCCGATGTGGTGCGCCACCCCCTCGTGCAACGGGTGGTGGAGGCCTACGCCAAGCGCGATAAAGCCAATGGCGGGCCACCATCGACAGCCCCGCGATCCCGCCGGACCTGAGCCGGTCCTGACAGGCCCAGGCCCTCGATGGGGAGATCCGCACCTGTGGGGTGACCACAACCTTGCCAAGGCTGCCAGAGTGCACCCAGTGATCTGGGGCGACATGCCAGCCAGCAGCAATTTCCAAGAGGCCATCCGCGAGGCGCAATCCAGCGCGCTTGTGGGGCCCAACGTGGTCAACAAAGCCCTGCCCTACGTGGGTGGCGGCATGGTTCTGACGGCCGCCGGCGTGCTGGGCGGTATGGAGACCATGGCCTCGATCGGCTATTCCACCTTCAAAGGCCTGTCCCTGGTCGCGATCATTCCCTGGTTCATCCTGTTTTTTGTTGCCCAAAACGCGGCCAACAAGGCCAACAACGGCACTGCACTGCCGCTGATGGCCACGTTCAGCCTGCTCACTGGCTTCACCCTGACTGGGCTGGTGGTTCAGGCCATCGCCGTTGCCGGCGCTGCGTCGATCGGCATCGCGGCCCTGGCGACGGGCCTCACCTTCGCGGTGGCCTCCGTGTTTGGTCGCCGCATGAGCGACAGCGTCGGACAGGCGCTCACCTCCGTCGTCAGCCTTGGTCTGATGGGCCTGATGCTGGCCATGGTTGGCATCTTCATCGGCAGCTTCTTCATTCCCGATCTCTACCAAGGCACCAACCTGTTCATCGCCGGCTTCGGCACCGTGTTGTTCGTGGGCATGGCATTCGTGGACTTCTACACGATGCCCCGCATGTATCGGGATGATCAGTACCTGGCAGGCGCCCTTGGCATGTACCTGACCTACATCAACCTGTTCGTCTTCGTGTTGCGTCTGATCATTGCCCTTCAGGGCGGTGGCCGCCGCGACTGATCGCGACGGTTCCTATTCGATCCATCGTTTTCACCCCGGCGAAAGCCGGGGTTTTTTGTGGCTGACCAACCGGATCGGATCCGGGCGATCAATCAGCCACCGCTTCAATCGCCGCGTGGATTGCCGCTTTCTGATCAGCGTTGTAGCCCCAACGCTCCAGGAAACTCACATCCTCTCCACGGTTGTGGGCAGCCGCCTCCAACAGGGTCTCGAGGCGCTCCTTGACGCGTTGGGATTCAAGCTGGCGCAGCAGTTCAGTGCACCGCGTATTAACCCGCTCTGAGCCAGAGGCCTGGTCTTCATCACCATTGGCGCGGTGATGCACGGTCATGGCTGCACTCATGGCCAGGTTGCGAGCGGTCAGATCCACCACCTCTTCACCAGCCTCCTGCAGTTTGTGGATCAGCGCCTCCGGCAGCCGATCCATCAAGGCGCTGTCGCCGGCCAGGCTGACCACGAAAAAGCCCCGGGCTCCATCACGACTGGCTACCAGTTCTCCCACCCGATCGGCCATGACTTCATCGCTGATCTCCTCGTCATCCCATTGCTTCAGCCATCCGGCCGCGATCTCCATCGCCTGCTGGAAACTGGGCTCAAGCATGGTCATCGGTCATTGCGGGCAGGGGGGTCTCAAGCCTATGGGCTGATGAGCTGAGAGGCTGGAGAGCATGCACGGCGGCGGTGGGATGGTTGCAACGAAAGCCGATCAAGGCAGCACGTTCCGGTCGGGCTTCGTGGCGTTGATCGGCAGACCCAACGTCGGCAAATCAACCTTGGTCAACCAACTGGTGGGCGACAAGGTCGCGATCACTTCACCGGTGGCCCAAACCACCCGTAATCGCCTGCGGGCCATCCTCACCACGGAAACAGCTCAGTTGATCCTGGTGGATACCCCAGGGATCCACAAACCGCATCACTTACTCGGGGAGCGCCTGGTGCAAAGCGCCCGAGCGGCGATCGGGGAAGTGGATCAAGTGCTGCTGCTGTTGGAGGGGTGTGAGCAGCCAGGCAAGGGTGACGCCTTCATCGTCAACCTGCTTCAGCAGCAGCGCCTGCCGGTGCAAGTCGTGCTGAACAAGTGGGATCGGGTGCCTGTGGAGACGCGGCCCGAAGCGGATGCGGCTTACCGGGAACTTCTCAGCACAACCAATTGGCCGCTGCACCACTGCAGCGCGCTCAGCGGCGAGGGCTGCCCAGATCTGGTGGAGGCCATCAGTGCCCAGATGCCCGAAGGGCCGCAGCTCTATCCACCCGACATGGTGAGCGATCAGCCCGAACGGTTGCTGATGGCAGAGCTCATCCGAGAGCAGGTGCTGACCCACACCCGCGAGGAAGTGCCCCACAGCGTGGCGGTGCAGATCGAACGGGTGGAAGACATGCCCGCCAAAGGACAAGGCAAGAGCCGCACGGCCGTGCTGGCCACGGTGCTGGTGGAACGCAAAAGCCAGAAGGGAATCCTGATCGGCAAAGGCGGCGCCATGCTCAAAACCATCGGCCAGGGGGCCCGCCTGCAGATGCAGACCCTGATCGATGGACCGGTGTATCTAGAGCTGTTCGTCAAGGTGGTGCCCAACTGGCGCACCAGCGCCGCCAAGCTGAATGAGCTGGGCTACAGCGACGATCGAATGTGATGAAGGGTCCTGCAGCATCAGCGCTGATTGCACTGTTGGCCTGGGGAATCGTCACCCCCAAGGCTGGCCATGGGCAGGCCAAAGTCAGCGGCTGTGTGTTTGCGCTGGCCCGCGCTGGCGAGCAGATCCAAGCCACAGGAGCTGTGGTCTCCAACGTGAGGCGCGGTGAGGAGGCGTCCACCAACAACCCCTTCCCCTTCAAGGGGGATGTGGCCTTCACCCTGGGCTCCCGCGGCGCCGCAGAAGCCGCCAACCAGAAGTCCAATGCAGTGATGACCAGTCCTCAATTGCAATCAGCGATTGCAGGCCAGATTTTCAAAGCCTGTTCCGATGTGGTCACAGTGCGCTTCAACTTCAGCGGCACCGATTGGCAAACAGTGCTGTTTCGAGGGGCCGATGGGCGCGTGATTCGTGGCACCTGTGTGGATGCCGTGCGCGGAAGCGGCTGGCCGCTCTGGGGGTATTACCGCTGCCTTTAATCCGGCGGTGAAACGGCCAACTCCATGGCCAACACCTGCAGGCTTTCGAGCCGTTCCAACGTTTGTTGTGCCTGCGTGAGCATGGCCCGGCCGTGAGGTGCACAGGCAGCCACCAGCGATGCCCCTTCTGAGGCTTCGATTCGCACCCGCTCGATGCACTGCACAATCCGTTCCCTTGGATTGGTCTGCCAAGGCTCAGTGGCCTGGGCGAGGGCAGGGTTGACCACGGCCTTCAGCAACACGGTCAATGCCTGATCCACTCGTTCGGCCGTCATTGATGCCAACACCAGCCCGCGACACCTGCGCAGTCTGGCGAAGCCCACTTGCTGTTTCGGCGTTACGTTGCAATCAGCGGCGGCCGGGCGATGCAACGATCAGAGCTGCGCCAAACCCTGCGCCAACTTCCGGCCAGGGTGGAGCAGAGCCTGCCAACGACTCGCAAGTTCTACATCCTGATTGCAGTGGCATTCGGGTGTGTGGGCTATCTGGCCGGCGTTTCCTTGCTGGGCCGCTTCAGCCCTGCTCCGATCAACCTGGAAGAACCGGTGCTGCCCCCAGTGGAAGGGGGCGCCAACCCGGTGCTACCGGACACCCGTCCCACCCAGGTGCCAACGGATTCAGGCATCAAACCGGAGACACCCCCAGCACCAGACCAGCCCGCACCAGAGCTTCAACCCTCGGCCGTGCCGGATCGATCAGCCTTCACCGCAGCTGAAAACTGCCGAATCTGGAAACGCACCTTCCCAGAAGCCGCGGCCAAACTGAAGCCAGGGGATGCCTGTTATTGAGTCACTGCCAGGGGACCTGGGATGCCCCCTCCTGAAGCGTGGATCATCCATGGGGTCATGGGTTGTGCGTCCCAATTCCGCAAGCACAGCCCCGTGATGACGGAGAGGCTGAGAGAATCCCTCCCATGACCGACGCCTCCACCACCGCCTCCGCCAACCCGGTGACTGAGTTGCCCTTTCCGCCCTCAAGCCTGCAGGAGTTTCTGCAGCTCTGCGATGGCCGCTGGATGAGCCTGCGCAGCACCTTTGCGCTGGATGGCTCCGACGACTGGCACAACAGCACGCGGGGTGAGGTGACGATGCAGCATCAGTCCTGCGCCGCAGGATCCGAGCAATTGGTGGTCGGCGATGGCCAAGGCAAGACCCTGAGCAGCCTTAGCTTCGCCGCTGATGGCGGGCTGCAGCGCCAAGGCGAAGGCTCACAGGCAGGGGCGGATGGCCGTTGGGAGCTGCGGGAGGGCGGCTGCCTGGAACTGAGCATCCCCAGCGGCGATGGTGCCGTGGTGCTGGAGCGCATCTGGTTCACCAAGGCGAATCTGCGCCTGCGCAGCACCACCCTGGTGGACCGCGATGGCACACCGCAGCAGGCCAATTTCTGCTCCGAAATCCGCCGGGTCTCCGCCCCCAGCACCTGAGGCCCCATGGCGCCATTT contains these protein-coding regions:
- a CDS encoding IMS domain-containing protein, which translates into the protein MELPIDHFRLLGVSPSAEAETMLRTLQLRIDRPPSQGFTHEALQQRAELLRLSADLLTDPARRRDYEAALLDLGQEHPGETAGLDLSFTRELAGLILLWEASAPHEAFQLARQALQPPQAPALGSNREADLALLAALACRDASRQDQESRRYESAAGLLTEGMQLLQRVGKLADQRQAMEQELQQLSPYRVLDLLSRDLAEQVARQQGLEMLDQLVTERGGLEGTAFSEDSGGLSQGEFELFFQQIRRFLTAQEQLDLYKRWQRSGSSDAAFLQVMALTAAGFSRRKPERLDEARQQLSQLTIDGLDLLPLQGCLDLLLGDVDRAQNRMLASADNDLQQWLLKHPGDDLAALCDYCKAWLKRDVLPGFRDVDAEAVDLEAWFADRDVQAFVERLERIEGRQLSQSTDTSPTSAMGDAPLPAFPLDPNGTLPLPLTDAALGFAADGTTGPAQPTEATDDDHDADVSLGWRDQFARLPRPQWSMPALTLPRLEPANKPLMVGSAVFAGVVVLVGAFSLVGLKDESQSTAEQSDKTEQPQTTPQTSATLQPPQATLQPEHNDRPDRYGLKVTEPSSAQLQGLLQTWLNRKAAVLSGGSLANARLADVARSGLLDQVENERTRDAAAGTTQKVEASITSMAVVSSTPARIELRAQVAYRDERLNEAGKVIERTAATTYPITYVLGRDADQWRLAAYWRTKD
- the ffh gene encoding signal recognition particle protein — protein: MFDELSARFEDAVKGLKGQDKISETNVDGALKEVRRALLEADVSLPVVKDFVAEVREKAVGAEVVRGVSPDQKFIQVVHEQLVEVMGGGNAPLAKADQAPTVVLMAGLQGAGKTTATAKLGLHLKDQGRRALMVGADVYRPAAIEQLRTLGEQIDVEVFSLGAEAKPEDIAAAGLAKAKEEGFDTLLVDTAGRLQIDTSMMEEMVRIRTAVQPDEVLLVVDSMIGQEAAELTRAFHEQVGITGAVLTKLDGDSRGGAALSIRKVSGQPIKFMGTGEKVEALQPFHPERMASRILGMGDVLTLVEKAQKEVELADVEKMQKKLQEASFDFSDFLQQMRLIKRMGSLGGLMKMIPGMNKLDDGMLKQGEQQLKKIEAMIGSMTAAERTQPELLAAQPSRRRRIAAGCGYQPADVDKVLADFQKMRGFMQQMTQGGGMPGMPGMGGFPGMGGGMPGMGGGMPGMGMPGMGMPGMGGGGRPGRGGGAPRRQRPVKKKKGFGEL
- the rpsP gene encoding 30S ribosomal protein S16, which codes for MIKLRLKRFGKKREASFRLVACNSTSRRDGRPLQELGFYNPRTKETRLDAEGLRERLSQGAQPTDAVRSLLEKGGLLEKTIRPAETIGKAKQAAAREAAVKQAAKEAAEAKAAAEAEAKAAAEAPAEDGDSAEA
- a CDS encoding PhoH family protein, whose amino-acid sequence is MAEANASGRFVFDLPTPESALALAGPSEQTLRQLEALTGTSLVMRGLQLEISGRPSQLERTAAVVELLRSLWQEGETVSPVDLQAALQALDTGRNQDHAAMGQQVLARSQRGNLLRPRTLRQKTYVEAMERHDLTFALGPAGTGKTFLATVLAVRMLTERKVERLILTRPAVEAGERLGFLPGDLQQKVDPYLRPLYDALHSLLGPEKTSALLEKGVIEVAPLAYMRGRTLSEAFVILDEAQNTTPAQMRMVLTRLGERSRMVVTGDITQVDLPAGQLSGLVEAAQVLEGVEGVAVCKLTSADVVRHPLVQRVVEAYAKRDKANGGPPSTAPRSRRT
- a CDS encoding Bax inhibitor-1 family protein gives rise to the protein MPASSNFQEAIREAQSSALVGPNVVNKALPYVGGGMVLTAAGVLGGMETMASIGYSTFKGLSLVAIIPWFILFFVAQNAANKANNGTALPLMATFSLLTGFTLTGLVVQAIAVAGAASIGIAALATGLTFAVASVFGRRMSDSVGQALTSVVSLGLMGLMLAMVGIFIGSFFIPDLYQGTNLFIAGFGTVLFVGMAFVDFYTMPRMYRDDQYLAGALGMYLTYINLFVFVLRLIIALQGGGRRD
- the era gene encoding GTPase Era, yielding MVATKADQGSTFRSGFVALIGRPNVGKSTLVNQLVGDKVAITSPVAQTTRNRLRAILTTETAQLILVDTPGIHKPHHLLGERLVQSARAAIGEVDQVLLLLEGCEQPGKGDAFIVNLLQQQRLPVQVVLNKWDRVPVETRPEADAAYRELLSTTNWPLHHCSALSGEGCPDLVEAISAQMPEGPQLYPPDMVSDQPERLLMAELIREQVLTHTREEVPHSVAVQIERVEDMPAKGQGKSRTAVLATVLVERKSQKGILIGKGGAMLKTIGQGARLQMQTLIDGPVYLELFVKVVPNWRTSAAKLNELGYSDDRM
- a CDS encoding phycobiliprotein lyase, giving the protein MTDASTTASANPVTELPFPPSSLQEFLQLCDGRWMSLRSTFALDGSDDWHNSTRGEVTMQHQSCAAGSEQLVVGDGQGKTLSSLSFAADGGLQRQGEGSQAGADGRWELREGGCLELSIPSGDGAVVLERIWFTKANLRLRSTTLVDRDGTPQQANFCSEIRRVSAPST